AGTGTAGGGTCAACTTCCTTTTACCTGAAATAAAAACTTCTTTCCCTTTCACCTTATGTCCTCGATACCCCTTATCGACGAACAAACGACGGATTTCCTTTTGACTACAAGCTTCCGCATCTACGATCGCTTGCTTTAATGTGTGTCCGTCAAAAGGATTGCCATGCAGAGCTTCTGAGCTTAAAACAAAACCCTGGTTATGTGTAGTAACGATAGAGACCTTGCATCCAAATTCATATTTCTTATGAGCTTTTCCTTTTGAAATACACTCCACCTGAGGCTCATGTACACTGTAAATCTTTGGAGAATCTGTCCGCTTTTGTTCGAAGATACCTCTTAAAATTGATAACCACTCCGAAGTCATTCTTTTTAGCTCAGAGTCTTTCTCTACATGGCGTTCTATTTCTCTAAGTACTCTGCCAAAATACGTCTTCAAACGCTTCGTTTCACGCTTGGCCAATTTCATTTTTCTAGAGTGAACATACTGGGAAACTCGCCTTAAAGTCTTTTTGGATAAAAACACATAACTCTGACGAAGTTCGATATTAAATCGTTTAGCGAAACGAACCAGTTGTTTCAGGCATCTGTAATACAAAGAGATATGATCAAAAGTTGTGTTTGAGATAAAAAGAGCGTACCCTATGAAATTTTGAAACAAAAAATAAATTTTATAGGAGATACGCTCATGAAAGATGATGTCATTTTTTTGGATAAATTTCACGCAACAAGTGAAATGAAGAGTTTTCTGGAACAAACTTTGAGGGAGGGAGCTCGCTTTCTGCTTCAACAGGCTGTTGAAAATGAAGTCAATGAATACCTTGAATCGATGAGTAGCAGAACGAACTCCGAAGGAAGAAAACAATTTGTGCGCAACGGTTACCTGCCTGAAAGAGAAGTGCAAACAGGAATTGGGCCAATAGCTGTGAAACAACCTCGAGTACGCGATAAGAACGGCTTTACAAAGTACTCAAGCGCAATTCTTCCAAAATATTTGAGGAGAACGCCGTCTCTAGAGGCAGTGATTCCAGCTCTTTATCTCAGAGGAATATCTACGAATAATTTCCAGGAGGCTCTTGAAGCGATAATGGGCAAGGATGCGAAAGGATTATCCGCAGCTAACATCACTCGTTTAAAACAATCTTGGGAGCAGGAATACAAAGACTGGAACAAGCGCTCTCTTGAAGGAAAGCACTACGCTTACATCTGGGTAGATGGGATCTATTTCAATGTTCGTCTTGAAGATGACCGCATCTGTTTTCTTGTCATTCTCGGCGCTTTGCCCAATGGAAAAAAAGAGCTTATAGCGATCCACAATGGTTATAGAGAGAGCAAGATTTCCTGGACGGAGGTTTTAGAAAATTTAAAGCGGCGCGGGTTATGCACTCCACCTGAGCTTGCTATAGGAGACGGGGCGCTTGGATTTTGGTCTGCGATAGAAGAAGTATTCCCGAAGACAAAGCAGCAGCGGTGTTGGGTGCATAAGACGGCCAATGTGCTTGATAAGATGCCTAAAAGCGTGCAGGTAAATGCGAAAAAGGCCATCCATGAAATCTATCTGGCTCCAACCAAAGAAGATGGGTTGGCTGCATTTGAAACATTTTTAAAAACATATCGAGACAAATACCCCAAAGCCTGCGCTTGTCTTGAAAAAGATAAGGCGCAGCTGTTTACCTTCTACAACTTCCCTGCAATCCATTGGCAGCACATCAGGACAACCAATCCAATCGAGTCCACTTTTGCAACAATTAGGCATCGGACAAGGCAGACCAAGGGTTGTGGTTCAGTTACTGCCACATTGACCATGGTATTCAAACTAGCCACATCAGCTGAAAAGAAATGGAGAAAGCTTAAGGGCTGTGAAATGATTGAAAAAGTGATCAGGGGAGTGATTTTTAAAAATGGTGAAGAGGTAATGGATAAAGAAAAAATAGCTTAGAAAAATTTTTAAAACAGGGTGCGCTTAAGGATTCCAAACACAACATTTGAAAATATCTCACATCATTGCGTCAAAGTAGATAAGGTGATTGTTTCAACGCTTCCTGTAGGAATGGATTCTCCATATAAGGCTCGTTTTCTCGATCAGGCAGACAGGGCTTATATTCTAGATGTCAGGCCAAAGGTAAAGGATTGGACAAAAAAAGCGATTACCAGGAAATCTGGCGAGTCTGTCTCTGAAATATCAGAGCCTGTAGGTATTCGAGAAACTCGTGTATAGGAAGGATGTGCCGTCATGTCTGGTCAAAATAGATCAGGAAGCAGATCGCATTGATCATGATCAATGAAACGCGGAACATCTGCTTGCCCCAACGCGTATCATTTTTTGCATAAAAACCCAACAAGCAAAGAACAAGCCAGAGAATTCCTAGAGAACCGGTGACGGCAAAAAATAGACTGCCTGTATATCCCAGGGCTGTTAGAAGAAACAAAACAGGGATTAACAAAAGAATGTAGGCAATCATATGTATTTTTGTGCGTTGGATCCCTTTGGCAACCGGCATAATTGGCAGATTCGCTTTGGAGTAGTCACTCCATCGCCAAATACCGATGGCAAAAAAGTGAGGCATTTGCCAAAAAAATAAGATTAAAAAGAGTAAAAGAGCGGCCATATCCAAGCGGTTGCTGACTGCGCAGTACCCAACCAGAGGAGGAATGGCTCCGGAAATGCTTCCGATAAGAGTGCTCAAAGGTGTTCGAGCTTTGATAAAGCTATAAATGCACACGTAGACGAAAAACCCTGTATCGGCAACTAGTACTGTTAAAGCATTGGAGTAGAGATATAAAATACTATTGCCGACAAATCCTAAAACGGTTCCGTAAATCAATGCGGAAGAGCAGCTGACAGCTCCTGTCACCAGGGCGCGCTCTTTTGTACGGCTCATTTTTCGATCGGCATCACGGTTGATGTAGTTATTAAAAACGCAGGCAGAGGCGATCACCATTGCAAGGCCAATCAGTGTGGTTAAAAAAAGCTTTAGATCAAAGCTCCCTTTAGAAGCGAGGACAAAGCCCGCAGCAAAAGTGATGAGATTGCCTAGGATAACTCCAGGCTTGATGAGTAAATAATAATTAATCAT
This genomic window from Waddlia chondrophila WSU 86-1044 contains:
- a CDS encoding IS256-like element ISWch2 family transposase — protein: MKDDVIFLDKFHATSEMKSFLEQTLREGARFLLQQAVENEVNEYLESMSSRTNSEGRKQFVRNGYLPEREVQTGIGPIAVKQPRVRDKNGFTKYSSAILPKYLRRTPSLEAVIPALYLRGISTNNFQEALEAIMGKDAKGLSAANITRLKQSWEQEYKDWNKRSLEGKHYAYIWVDGIYFNVRLEDDRICFLVILGALPNGKKELIAIHNGYRESKISWTEVLENLKRRGLCTPPELAIGDGALGFWSAIEEVFPKTKQQRCWVHKTANVLDKMPKSVQVNAKKAIHEIYLAPTKEDGLAAFETFLKTYRDKYPKACACLEKDKAQLFTFYNFPAIHWQHIRTTNPIESTFATIRHRTRQTKGCGSVTATLTMVFKLATSAEKKWRKLKGCEMIEKVIRGVIFKNGEEVMDKEKIA
- the cyoE gene encoding heme o synthase, whose translation is MINYYLLIKPGVILGNLITFAAGFVLASKGSFDLKLFLTTLIGLAMVIASACVFNNYINRDADRKMSRTKERALVTGAVSCSSALIYGTVLGFVGNSILYLYSNALTVLVADTGFFVYVCIYSFIKARTPLSTLIGSISGAIPPLVGYCAVSNRLDMAALLLFLILFFWQMPHFFAIGIWRWSDYSKANLPIMPVAKGIQRTKIHMIAYILLLIPVLFLLTALGYTGSLFFAVTGSLGILWLVLCLLGFYAKNDTRWGKQMFRVSLIMINAICFLIYFDQT